A region of the Ctenopharyngodon idella isolate HZGC_01 chromosome 2, HZGC01, whole genome shotgun sequence genome:
TAACATAAGTGTTTCTTGAAACCATTCCcttgttttcagtgtttttctgGAGGAAGACAACACTGTGCTTTCTCGTATCAGTCAGAATATTGCAGACATCACAGGACTCTCCATGGAATCAGCTGAAAGTCTACATGTACGGTTACAGTAAGAAAGAAATCACCTGTTCATACACAGGCAGCAGACTTCAAGGCAACATTGGCTTAATCCgcttttttgtaacatttgccaGTTCCTAAGCACTTTGAGGGCTGATATTTGgctacatttttatataaccATTTTATATTCAAACTTCAATAGATATCAAGGTCTCTTCAATGGATTAACATTTGTTTTCACTGTGAagtattgttgttttacctgaaattttcatttcaatagTGGTGCAATCATTTTCCAGGTTCAGAATTATGGGATTGGTGGCAGATTTGAACCACATTATGATGCATGGGTAAGATATATTTGCTAAATTAAAGCCATTACATAAATTTGTAGGGCCAACCTGGTATATGCCATGGATTCTCTCTGGAGttaaataaggtctgtggttatcATTACTTGAGGAGACTTTCCCATTGCCCCTgatcttttgttttttcagttacacatttcactttaatggcaaatGGTTTTCTTGGTGGTGATATATCAGTACTCAATATAATTTATAACTAATCCATCTTTAAATCACAAATAGTACCTGTATAGCCAGGTGTTGCACACTTTGTTTTCAGTGTTGAATTCTGAACACTTGTTAAGTCGTGGTGTAATGAATGCTGTTTCCAGGTCCAAGCCTCTCGTTTTGATTGAGAATACTATCTTAACACCCGTTTATGAGCACTATTTATTCCCAGACACCAATATTTCAATGATTCAttaaagatgaatcactgtgtCTGGCTATCTGAGATTTCAGTATGGACATGAAGGTTAGGATTTTAATACTACATGATTTTTCAGTAATATTACAGCACACCGTGAGTGTACTATTAGCACTGTTTGTTTACTTTTGGAATCTGACAGCATGTTTGGACCCGGAAACAGTGACACGTGACATTAGACTTAACAAGTGGATTCCCTTTTACGAGGCTGCCATTTGATTGGTCCCATCTCTGAAGTCCACTCCCAAACATAACCACTCCCCCATAAGTCGGTAGCCTATATGAACTTGGTCAGACATTATGGTAAAATTCTCAACCAGCAGGTCATTATCCACTGTTCATCAAATGGAGAACTTATTGTTTGTCagtaaacaaaatgttgtggTAATTAGTTTACGTTCAAGTTTAAGGTTTGACTATGTCTGTGTGCGAGTGTATTACTTAAAGTGATGCAGCCTTTAACCCAGAGAGAACCCATTGCTTGAAAATGCTAATTTGCTTTTAAGATTTCAAATTCTTGTGTCAATGAGAGCTTGATTATATATGGACCAATCAAATCATCGTAAGATAACTTAATGTTTGATCTCACAGGATGATGAGAATGGAAGGATTGCTACGTTCTTAATTTATGTAAGTCTTGGCCACAGTTTAATGCAAATGGCATTGTAAACATTATAGGCTTACAAGGCTTAAAAGTTACTTACTTTTCATGTTACCTGTTTTGTACAGTCATATTGAACAATGATTCATGTGCTCTTGCTGTAGATGAGTGATGTGGAGATAGGGGGCGCCACTGTGTTTCCTGAAGTTGGAGTTGCGTTGAAGCCAAAAAAGGTAAACCCTCAATTCACTGATCTATAtggtattagaatgatttaagTAAAATTCGTGAATCCGTCCTCTGCTTTTTAAGGGTTCAGCAGTGTTTTGGTACAATCTCCAAAAGAATGGCAGAGTGGATTTAGATACACAGCATGCTGGATGCCCTGTGTTAGTGGGTAACAAATGGGGtaggtttttatttaattcttaCTGGCTTGGATTACTCTTTTTTAATGTATCTTCTATAATCTATaaataaatctatttaaaaactaaatttcaCGTGACATTGagctatatttttttctgttgtctttTCAGTGGCTAATAAATGGATCCATGAGTTTGGACAGGAGTTCAGGAGACCCTGTTCTTTGTCAGACTGGGAGTGAAAGACATTGTGACCATGTAGAAATCATATTAAGTTAATCTGTACTATAGAATTATCTGTTATATTATGTATCATTAGtttttataatgtacagtagatCTGTAATATAgctatatattgtattaaaggattagttcactttaaaatgaaaattaactcagattgtattcatctgaaagaaaaaagtcatatacacctaggatggcttgagggtgagtcatgtgataattttcattttaaagtgaactaatcctttaacttttaCTGTGATTTACTACTGTCTAGGTGGcagtaatgttaaaaataactgtaatataCCTAtgtaataatatgtaataaaactaaaaaagtgCAATAGAGTAAAATTAAGTTTCAGCAAGATATCAATGGATAATCACATTACCTGAGTTGATCAATCCTAGCAACCAACAAGTGTGTTATTCCTGTAGATGAGACGCAGTTTTCTGCAGTTGTATTTAAAGCTTAATTTTACatgtttcctcttttttttttttttttaattattctaatgAATGAAACCacaacattatttaatgtagcattgtaaaataaattaatacaaacaTCTTTATATAACAATGTGTTTTCAGTTTCTTAAGACTCAATAAATATGTTTGGACATACATTActtttttggatgttttttgTCTCTTTATCTTATATgtttcaaatatataaagtgATCCACTCTCAACCTGCCAATGAGGGCAAAAAAAGAGATGATAATAACACAGCAATAATAAAACTTCTGACAAGTGGTCTCAGGACATTGTTATCTTCTTCTTTTGTCAAAGTATTTGTTGtgtgatccactttcaacaaacatgcacacagagaaaaaaaaagtacattttcagTGCTATTTGCTCAAATCAGTGATAACATCTTAAATTAGCAATATTTCATTGTTCCAAGGTCAGCAGTGAGACTCCTATCCTTGTCAATATAGAAGGGTTGTAGAAGGAAAGCTGAGAAGGAAAGGCAGAAAAACATAGTATGTGGGTGTATTATGTCATGTCATGAGTGTCACGTCTCACACATGAAGATGATGAAGTATGTTGACAGCAATTGTTTTCTGCATTTGGGGTTCACTTAAAAATCCAGTTTAAGACAGAGCAGGGTGAGAGATAGAAGAACAAATCTCATACTGCAATAAcataacacaaacacatgtaAAGTCATATTGATTCCAGTACTTCCAGATGTAAATGTTTACTGAACTGAATCTGTGAATTCATTTCTAATCTACCACGACCAGCGCAGAGCCTACTGCTTTTCATGGACTAGATGGACTGTATGGTTCATTAAATGAGGGACTGtcacaaaactttatttttttctaattgaACCACAGGAACCTAACATGGCAAAGGAAAAGTCACCCCCAGTTTCATTATTGACGTGATTGCTGACATACGTGATACGTGACATgggtgtgtttttttattaggTATTATTACAATAAGCAAATTTTACCCAAGACCAAAGGGAAACATTTCACCTACAAGTTTAACTACAAGTTTAACATTACCCATGTCTCCCAACCTACCCATGTCTCCCAACCTGCCCACAGagagtgtttttattgttttattgcaaaACTGCAAAttcattttacttttagttTCTGTTAGTCAAACGTTGTAAATGCAGCATTCTTCCGACAATGCAATAAAAAGGTCACTATGCCAGTAAAGTTTGACAAGTTGTTAGGCAACATTTGAGCAGGGGGGTATTtcagaaagcaggttatgtgacatacCTGGGTATGTTTAAGAGTAAGCGGATAACCTCAACTTTCAGTTCCAAAAATGGAGGTAACTTTCAGGGTATGTAAGTAGCCATAGCGATTATGAACTATTAACCCGGTGATTTTTGATGATTCTGTGATTCAGTTGTTCTAATCTTAATTTACTCTGCTAGTAAGCGTGGTAGAGGAACTATGTTGTTTTTCTCAAATCTGAACCAATCATATTAAGACTGAAGAATGAAGAATGCCACGTACCAGGAACTTGTAGAAGAATGCCGGAGGCAGGGGTGGAGAGCACACTGCCACCCAGTAGAAGTAGGATGTAGAGGTTTTGCTGGGCGCTCTCTCCACAGATCCTCGATTCGTTGCTCTGTTGAGAATGTCTTGTGTGTTAACCAGAAACataggctgaatcccaaatggcacacttctatgcactttcggtcttgtggacttacaatggcagCCACGTGCGCTTGTCCGTTAAGTCCaagagaccgtagggtgtcattcatcattttaggtttcagaagggtgctcgtgaaCGCCCCCAATGCGGCCgttatgcgccctcgatgcacaCTTAAGCTGAGCCCGCAAGTTTGCGAGCTAcacagaggactttacccggcagtcaaagtgGCATTACATCACAAAAGTGCGGACTctgaggaagaccgtgaggatttagggtgccatttgggattcaacATACCTTGAGTAAGCAAGGTTTGGGTTATATGTGACGGTAAATTAaccttgctttctggaataccccccaGGCCTTAATAATACAACAGTTTATAATACACGTATTAGGATGTCTTTCCTTTTCTATCATGATTATAAAGTGAAAATGATGTGacatgtagccaagtatggtggccatactcagaatttgtgctctgcatccAAGTGCACATACACAGCAGTgagcagtgaacacacacacacactgtgaatACACACCCAGAGCGGTGGGCAGACATTTTTGCTGCAACACCCGGGGAGCAGTTGGGGGTttggtgccttgctcaaggatCTCACCTCAATTCCATAACTGTACATTATCACTGtacattcactccccccaccgacaattcctgccagtactgagactcaaacccgcaacctttgggttacaagtccAACTCTTTAACCATTAGGCCCTTTAACCATTACTCTTTGTTATCTCCATTTGTGCAACATGAATGTTTCAAAGTATATTGGTAGctaagtaactaattacatagAAGAAATAAAAGTCTACTGTGATATGCCATGAAGTCAcgtttatgttttgttttgtggacttttatattgtttatgtatttctgctTTAGTCCCTTGCTGTGTCCCACTTCAcctacttatactatgccctaaaagtatgtgctgtttttgtgaagaaaaagtacatacttttgagtgtgtagcagaagaaTATGCAAGCTATGGGACATACTACATCGTCATAATTGTGTCTTTAACGAATGTTCTGTCTATTAGTTACGCAACCTGTAACTgtttaaactgccctgtcaatcatcttgtcacagttaaaatcctccagattaaatttcctaccgtttcGGCGAGAAATGTAGTCGCACGTTGATCTGCCAGTCATGGGTCTTTCATGTGAAGAACTCTCCTCatgtttgcataatgatgcatttaaaagttaatgaccaaacacatcattataaaagttAACAATGCAATATGATGtagataacatttaataaatatctaaatatcttttcgtcaggttagatactgattattaatcactcaaaccgCTTCATCTTAACAGCTCTGCTTAACCGTCGGTCTCGCACATCCATCATGAttgtagtttttaatttttattcgtATTTGTAGTTCTAAACGAATCCTCATCCACAGCGCAATGTGAtatgggcaatattagccgttagagagtgtgcacggatctgcacttcggattctaaccggaaaaagtagaccatccgggtatctttggaatactcatttcaacatactacgatgtgggacacactaattctaatttcgactatttaggatggatagaaTGCGAATTGAGATGCAGCACCTGTGTTTCTTCTCTGATTATTTCCTGTTTGGTTGTCTCAGTTACTATTATGACACTGTTTGTTTCCATAGTTACTCATTTGTTAATTTAGTAGCCACAGCTCGACAGCTGCATGTTTCTTGTTTTCTCCCTCATTTCCCATGTGTATTATAGCCCTCAGTTTTCAGTTGTAGTTGTTTGTTATTGTCTATGATATACTGGATTGctattttgtgtttgttgttagATTGCTATGACTTTGTTCtcctgtttttaatatgctgataaaaATCACTGCTGTGAATCCTGCCTTCACGCTTCCTTGTTCCCTTAACCAGCCCGCTAACACTCACTCatgtaaagtttaatttttgtttttgttctcagATAATAGGAGTACTGAGAAATGATGAAATGTGGGCAGATACAGGTGTGTCTCTATTTGGACTCTATAAAGGTGTGTGTCTGTATTTAAGCTCAATTTCACTGCAAGATACATATACACAAGTTGTGTTTTGAGATACTGAAGGTCTGATAATGGCTGTAAAGGAACTGACAGTATTCATTGTGTGTTTTTGGATTGTCTATGCTGCTGCCGAGCATGAATTCTTCTCATCAACAGGTTATTATTTCAGTTCAATatcaattcattatattttatgtatagtttttttattgttaataatttaatgttatagtgttttgttttacactGTTGTCATGACAAGTTGATTGTATGTTTTCATTTGTGAGACTTTGTCACTCATTTGTGAGACCAAAAATGAACAATAGTATACCACAGTTTTCCATAATTTCAACACTGAAGCACTCATATGTAACATTATAGTTACTCTCTTTCACTTTTTAATTCCATTATTGACTAAACAATATTAACTCTCTCTTTGGTTTCTTACATAATAAACCTTTTTTCATTATAACttgatgtaaaaatcaataCATAAATCAAATACCTTTTGACAATTAAGTGCAGATTGTTTTATAGATCAAATTGCACAGCTATATGGGAAGACGAAAGACCTTCTGAAGGTCTTCAGTCAATGCATTGATGCTGAGAATGTAGAGACAATGAAAAGGTGAAAACATATTCATTGTTCACTATATCATTAAACTCCAAGaataatgtgttttgtttattaaaaaacaatcttATATATGATTTTTGATCAAGGattatgttaataaatacattttttttttttaattataacttTTGATGAACCCCTTTCTTCAATCCAGTGTTCTTCCAAATCTTCTGTTTTCATACTCTGACTCTGAGAACCCTGAGGAAGCCGTGATAAACCCTGTGGCAGCTTACAGACTCCTCAGACATCTAAGAAATGATTTGATATATATTGGAAAACACATTCAGCTGAATCTTTATCAGTGTAAAGAGTATCAGGATGAGTTGGACGCAAAGCTCCTGGAGATCCCACAACTGGAGGACTTGGTTGGTGCAGCTTTAGGACTGATCAGACTGCAAGAGATCTACAAACTCCACCCAAAAGACATCACAAAGGGTAAACTGTCCTGCAGTTTTGCACCAATGCAAATTCACTGAGAGAGTTTTACTTTTTCCAGTCTGACTGATGTTTTCATTTCACATTTCACAGAAACATCACTAGATGCAAATGAAGCCTACAATGTGGGGTTGGTCGCTTATGATGAGGGTAAATTCCAGCATGCCTTTCTCTGGTTTCTGTACAGTCTGGACAGATTAACAGAATACTCAAACACAGATGAGGAAGAGTTGCTCCATTACCTTAGTTCCTCAGCCTATCATTTTGGCAGCCTACCTGTGGCAATCTACTTCAAACAGCAGCTTCTAAATCTAGGTTAGGTCATGGTGTCCTGAATTTAATAgcctaataatatttttatatttgaggTTGACAGACAATTTTGTTGTGATTCAAGTCATAAACATCTTTGCCTCAGATCCAAGTAATGATGAAGTCAGAGTTCAGCTGAACTGGCTCTTTCGCTTACAGAGTAACCCTGACATACTTACACTGAACACAGAGTCAAGTAACTATGAGGCACTGTGCAGAGGAGAGGTTGACGAGAGGGCAAGTGCAGTGTctaaaatttaaatcattacttGACATGAAATTACAGTCAATGTGAAGCTTTGTGTGTTGATTTGaactttattatattttataaaatcagACCTCCACGAGGCAGAGGGCGCTGTCCTGTAGGTACAGCACAGGTGGAGGAAACCCCAGACTGATGTTCGCACCAGTGAAAGAGGAAGTGGAGTGGGACGAGCCTCGCATCATCAGATATCATGACATTATatcagacagagagatagagatCCTGAAGAATATCTCCAGACCTCAAGTGAATATCTAaaacacgtacacacacaaGTTAGGATTTCATCTTTTATCGGGACATTCCATAATAATTTTTGTACTGTACATTGTATATTCTGTCCCCTAACTCTACCCCTAAACCTGTgtcagaaaactttctgcatttttacattttacaagctgttttactcaTGGGAACCAAAAAATGGACAAGGATttcggatattgccatctttgcaaggacattttgtccccataacgtagggtttaccttaaccacacacacacacacacaatataacaCTAAAGTatttaattgttgtttttattatcagtatatttaaaatgttatttcttgtTGGTGTATTGTTGTACTGGTAAATGGGCAAAAGTATGTGGACatcaatttttaaattaacaattcTATGACCTGATAACATTCTAGAAGGttttcagacttttttgtttttatatatttaacccCTTGCCAGGGGTCCCTACAATACAGAGAcaactatttatttttacatataacTATGTGTAAaacattactttttattaagtTGACGATATATCTTCTTTCTACCCACCATTAGAGTTGATGTGTAAACCTTAAGAGAGCTTTGTGTCTGAGAACTTCATTGGCCTACAAAAAGCTCAGATTCAAACCCCACTGAACACATTGGGGCCCTAGCTGCCAGACAGCACTCATAATTCAAAATCATTGCCTTGGAAGTTTTAAGGGAGGAGCAACTCCTTATTAATGctaatgattttgaaattaaatgctCGCTGTTCAGCAAGCAAATATGTGGTGTTTGGGTGTTCACATACTTTTGGCCATAGGTTTATACATAAATTTGCATTTGACAGTTTATTTCTATTTGTGGCCTAGCTTTCCAGATCAGAGGTTTATGAAGATGGAGAGGTTTCAACCTCATCTCACCGTGTTTCTCAAAGgtctaataaatattttataaaatcacctcattaaagggatagtgcacccaaaaattacaattctgtcataatcttacatgaggctgagtaaatattttttttagaataaaaaaaaaatctaggtGCACTATTCCTTTAACGTGAGAGTTAGCAGTATTTGAAGTAATATTAAACAGTTTTGGTCACACACTtcctgtgcaaaaaaaaatcatcactaATCATCACTATATTTTTAGTGTTCCTCTATACAATGATCCTATGGAAGCTCGTGTCAGTCAGAGGATTGCAGATGCTACAGGACTCTCCATGGAAACAGCTGAACCACTACTGGTATGTCACACAAAGAGTAAAAGCCTATGATCATGCACAGGCAACATGTCTTTTCTTTACTGCCAGCTATGTCTTGCAGTTAGCATGGGCATACTACTTGCAAAcccctgtaaaaaaaaaaaaaaaaagaaaaacagcatatgctggttaggtatgttttgaagcatggcagctggtttgagctggtttaagctggtccttagctggtcatgagctggtttaagctggtcaagtgctggtcctaagcaaatagctccagctcaggaccagcttaaaccagctcatgaccgaTTAAAGACCAGCacaaaccagctcaaaccagctgccatgcttcaaaacatatgatgttttattaacaaatttcgggaggagcaggttcagataacctaattagcacaagtagagcattcagttaatcaactcaaccaaTGACAAGAGGTATAAATACAGCAGAATTACCCCTGTTTgtttgacagtttatcagcattaGGCCCCGCCCTACGTTTCCAACATGTCTGAAATCGAGCTCTTGCCGTCTGATGAAAAATCTTTCGTCCTCGAGGAATCTTTACCGCAATCCTCTGACCTAAAGAACAATTATCCTCTGCCTAGCACCACCGCTGATCCCGTTATCTCATGGCTGTCAGCCCAAATAAACAGAATTATTAAGAACTTATTGTCAGCGCTGTCCTGCTATTTATCAACAAAGTCGATTAGAAACATTTTACAAAccaattgcaaatgttttattgaaaatgcaatctattaaatgcaattaacaaattatctaataccaaaaaaaaaaatgaaaatgcacatttttattatgcaaacctCTTATCTTTTACCATAAGCGAGTCTCTTTTGAACTTCACTAAATTAATACCAAACCAGCAACAGATGAAAGAACAAACGATCATCTAAATTGGACTACTTTTCTGTTTGATGATCAGCTGACATCAAACAATGATTTCAGTATCAAATTGAAGTGTCAGAGGTGAATGTGCACAGGTTATAACACGTTGTAGGCTTCTCATCACGTAAGCGCATGTTATCGCTTTGAGAAAACCAATGAAAAACCAAAGAAAATAAGAATATTTACAAAAACGTTTAATGATCGATCTCTCAGCCCCGCAGGTTTTCCAATGAGCTCGGTATTCCAATTATACAGGATAAAACCATGGGTCCTTCCACATCCATTAAATTCTAGGCGTTAACTTGGATACAGTTAATTTGGCCTCACTGCACAAGGAAAAGTCAATAGGATATTTCTGGTCGTGCCTACCTTCCTAGACAGTCTAAACCGTTCTAAACGCGAATTGCTATCTTTGCTCAGCCACTTAAACTTCATGATACGTTTAATCCTGCAAGTCTGCCTTTTTATCTCACATCTCCTCTCCCTCGCGTTTTTGATTTATGTGCTAGAAGACGAGTGTCAGCCCGCCAGGCTCCACACCTCCTCCCTTCGTTCAGCCACACACCGGTGCAGCACACCCTAGCATGAGTTTGCCTCCACTAGCGGAGCAACCTCAGCCATCTCAGCCATTAATCCCACAGTCTCTAATCCTCCCCATTTGTCCGTTCGCTAGCGCCACAGGCGCAGATAACACTTCCTTCCCCTCCTGCTGCCTCTAAGTGACCTACAGCTCTTAGCATGAGGATGCCTCCGCTAGCGGTGCAGGCCCAGTCATCAGTCTCAAAATCTTGTGTCTTTAGCCTACAGCTCCAACCACGGACCCTAGCGTAAGCCTGCCTCCGCAAACAACTTAGGCCCTGGAGCCTTCCCCTCCTAACTCTCTTCCCCAGGTTAGATCGTCATTTTCCCTCTTCTCTGCAACACAGATGCCCATACCACCAAATGCCATTGCTTTAGAACCACCCCCAGTCACCAGCAACATCAGAGGAAGATTTTATCTGAAATTCAGGTTGCTGGCTCCAAAGGCGGACCCAACTCcacagcttcacagtgataacaggaaataATTTTGGAGACAGATGCCGTGAGCCTTGGTCTCCCGTCGGATGTCACGACAGCCCTCCCGATTGGTCGTTACAAAATTCGGCTGCTCCTGGTTTGTCAGCCAGTAGGGCCCGTCCGCCTGGCTCAATGAGCTGCTCCCGCCAGAGGCAACACGGATTCTCTTGGTCAAGCAACCAGGGTTCTTCTTGAAACACCAGCCCGCCAATTCTCTGTGTCTTTTGGGGAGCCCTCCCCCcagacagcatgccaaatacacatcttttactgtatttaattatatgtaaatgtgaactcgtgaaattatgttttattaacaaagttcgggaggagcaggttcagataattaacctaattagcacaagtggagagcattcagttaTTCAACTCAACCAACAGACTAGAGACCTGCGCAGGATGGATTTTTCAGTCCCGCGCCCGCCCGTTCCCACAGGTGTCTGTCCCGCTCCcgcaaaaaaaatgttatattgtcCCGCTCCCACCCACAACATTCATGTTCTTTCCCGCTCCCGCCCGCAAAATTCCACATAAAAGTAGCTTATATCaatttttgtccatacattcataaaatattaagtTATGTGTCGCCACAACATCCCATAAACGCTTTCgataaaatattttctattaaaGCATCAACATTCACAAACCACAGTTAGTTTTAACAGAAAAGTAAGCTGCTGCGTGCATGGTTTGGAATGGCAGAATGCGCGCAAAGAGCGCTCCCTTTATTACGACTAAAAAGCTGACATCTATGAATATATGAACAATGaatatttcataatgtttaCACTTCGTGTGTTATAATAATAGGATTCGTGAGCGCGCAAATTTCAGCACTGCATAAAAACACCAGCGTTTTGAGTGGTGCAAGGATTCTAACACCTGATTGTGTTGCGTCTCCATCTCCTCAGATTtgtctgtgattggttacaTTGCTCAACACTGAAAACACTTTATAAATAGAATCTCGCATGCTTGCAACTgcgaatgtttttttttaattttatattagttGATCTTGTTGCTTTTTTGCAATATATGAATAagaatttattagtttttagatattttatgtttagatatttctaTTTTGCAGGAGTCCCGCGAATCATTTGATTCCCCCGCAACCCGCACACGAGTAGTGTCTCACCACCCGCGCTCGCATGCGCCCATCAAATCTTGTCCCGCGCCGCACTCTGTTGCGCTGGGTACCGCGGATCCTGCGGGAGTCCTGCGGGAGTGCAGGTCTCTGctgcagacttacctctgttcgtttgacagtttatcagcatccctcttCCACCCCATCTTctcacttctagttctatctaTTTTTACCACAaccggggggagtactctgggtttgggccaaaattccaagctcggagccctccccccgTATAGCATGCCAATACGCAtaacttttactgtatttaattatatgtaaatgtgaactcatgaaacctaaccagcatatgctgttttttttcaacagggaatACCtaaatagagtacctcagggatgacgtgtttttgtaggcaaaacccggaagtggataagtattcatacacagcacagatcataatcagcaagcatgtttttaaataatgttgttttttaaataaagtttgaggaagcttggtggtggtgacgttgatccgcgaccatggtgtgctgtagtccgtttatagcctactgttagctttttatatctgacgactttatttaggcttcaaaatgtataaatgttgtgttgacttgtaaagattatcttgatagacaaaacgtctaagtgtcataaccctttgttaaacacagagcttattttccaaaagtctatgggaaaaatgcattggctttcgatcgagggaacccgtgcgccgctaacttccgggatggcctacaaaaacacgtcatccctgaggtactctataaacAAGCAAATAAGGAATGTTTTTCTGATAGTACCTCTTTGCAAGGAATGGCATACAGTAAAAGCTATTGGAGCTGATACAATTCATTTATATTCACTTGATTTATCAC
Encoded here:
- the LOC127497069 gene encoding prolyl 4-hydroxylase subunit alpha-1, whose product is MQMKPTMWGWSLMMRTSTRQRALSCRYSTGGGNPRLMFAPVKEEVEWDEPRIIRYHDIISDREIEILKNISRPQLSRSEVYEDGEVSTSSHRVSQSVPLYNDPMEARVSQRIADATGLSMETAEPLLVQNYGIGGTFEPHHDPLETVNDRIATFLIYMSNVEIGGATVFPEVGVAVQPKKGSAVFWYNLHRNGELDQKTEHAGCPVLVGNKWVANKWIHEFGQEFRRPCSLSEWE